In Mangifera indica cultivar Alphonso chromosome 1, CATAS_Mindica_2.1, whole genome shotgun sequence, a single genomic region encodes these proteins:
- the LOC123213335 gene encoding BES1/BZR1 homolog protein 4-like isoform X1: MTSGSRLPTWKERENNKRRERRRRAIAAKIFTGLRMYGNYKLPKHCDNNEVLKALCNEAGWTVEPDGTTYRKGCKPLERMDIVGGSAAASPCSSYHPSPCASYNPSPASSSFPSPASSSYAANPHADGSSLIPWLKNLSSASSSASSSKFPHLYIHSGSISAPVTPPLSSPTARTPRIKTDWEGQSARPGWSGQNYTFLPSSTPPSPGRQIIPDPEWFAGIRLPQPGPTSPTFSLVASNPFGFKEEVIAGGGSRMWTPGQSGTCSPAIAAGSDHTADVPMSEVVTDEFAFGSNATGLVKAWEGERIHEECGSDDLELTLGSSRTR; the protein is encoded by the exons ATGACTTCTGGGTCGAGATTGCCGACATGGAAGGAGAGAGAGAACAACAAGAGAAGAGAGAGGAGAAGGAGAGCGATCGCGGCGAAGATATTCACTGGTCTCAGGATGTACGGTAACTACAAGCTTCCGAAGCACTGCGACAATAACGAAGTCCTGAAAGCTCTCTGTAACGAGGCTGGTTGGACGGTCGAACCAGACGGCACCACCTACCGTAAG GGATGCAAGCCTCTGGAGCGCATGGATATAGTGGGTGGATCTGCTGCTGCAAGTCCATGCTCATCTTACCATCCAAGTCCTTGTGCTTCCTACAACCCAAGCCCTGCATCCTCTTCTTTTCCAAGCCCAGCTTCTTCTTCCTATGCTGCTAATCCTCATGCTGATGGGAGTTCCCTCATTCCATGGCTTAAAAACCTGTCATCAGCATCCTCATCGGCTTCATCTTCGAAGTTTCCCCATCTATATATTCATAGTGGTTCTATCAGTGCTCCTGTTACCCCACCATTGAGCTCTCCAACAGCCCGAACCCCTCGAATTAAAACTGATTGGGAGGGCCAATCTGCCCGCCCTGGCTGGAGTGGGCAGAACTACACTTTCTTGCCTTCTTCAACTCCTCCAAGCCCCGGCCGCCAGATAATTCCTGATCCAGAGTGGTTTGCTGGGATTCGCCTTCCTCAACCTGGGCCAACCTCTCCCACATTTAGCCTTGTTGCGTCAAATCCATTTGGCTTTAAGGAAGAAGTTATAGCTGGTGGTGGCTCCCGCATGTGGACTCCTGGGCAAAGTGGGACATGCTCTCCTGCCATAGCAGCTGGCTCTGATCATACCGCTGATGTTCCAATGTCTGAGGTAGTAACTGATGAGTTCGCATTTGGAAGCAATGCAACCGGGCTAGTGAAGGCTTGGGAAGGAGAGAGGATTCATGAAGAATGTGGATCAGATGATCTAGAGCTCACTCTTGGGAGCTCAAGGACCAG ATAA
- the LOC123193203 gene encoding probable LRR receptor-like serine/threonine-protein kinase At1g07650: protein MLFHHRLLFLSLVSAFCLTIFASGAPPLEKSEVEALKDIAKSLGKKDWNFNVDPCSNETSWVAETQDNGSEKNVSCYCSFSNDTLCHVVSMKRYNGKAAAAGRIVHAAFPPSILLQKGIRKAMEYKARNWKRKTYQALKMEMYKATIQELENG from the exons ATGTTATTTCATCATCGTCTCCTTTTCCTTTCACTTGTTTCTGCCTTTTGCCTCACAATTTTTGCTTCTGGAGCCCCTCCTTTGGAAAAGAGTGAAG TGGAAGCTTTAAAAGATATAGCAAAGTCACTAGGCAAAAAAGACTGGAATTTCAATGTAGATCCATGCAGTAATGAAACGAGTTGGGTTGCAGAAACCCAAGATAATGGATCTGAGAAAAATGTCAGCTGCTATTGCTCCTTCTCCAATGACACTCTTTGCCATGTAGTCTCCAT GAAAAGATATAATGGAAAAGCTGCAGCAGCAGGAAGGATTGTTCATGCTGCCTTTCCCCCCTCAATCCTTCTACAAAAGGGGATAAGGAAAGCAATGGAATACAAAGCTAGGAATTGGAAGAGGAAGACGTATCAAGCACTAAAA ATGGAAATGTACAAGGCCACAATACAGGAGCTTGAAAATGGATGA
- the LOC123213327 gene encoding uncharacterized protein LOC123213327: MDGRVQYPTIRVEEYKPKPFPEPVSRDVEKGRDNNLIQANDLVQEEIMQPRHFGSEASQGMKKDNDDQNVLGVSAQKLGKVFYYDTPHSEETGPWIPVSVPPMSGHEQDEWSRGLHVDGGCFPEGELGWDHFIGENKEMTMWDVVTEMLETARGKASAIAKGDINRCGISWMSNHLLDQAWAEMAQTLTEANFGNTRELLEAEPPKWLPDSSASACMLCNVRFHPIMRSRHHCRFCGGIFCNECSKGRSLLPVKFCTGNPQRVCDVCCVRLESVQSHLMDKVSRAAQLPTHDLTDLSTLRSWLNFPWGQSMEYEIYKAANTIRSYNKVGFLKPEKSIPDVILKQAKGLAILTIAKVGVMVTYNVGTGLVVTRREDGSWSPPSAISSFGVGWGAQAGGEFTDFIIVLRNKSAINTFSGNVHFSIGAGLSAAAGIVGRAAEADLHAGVGGCAACYTYSCSKGAFVGCSLEGSIVATRAQENSRFYGQLSISAADILLGSMPRPPAAGILYAALSDLFEKHGTDRYRPS, from the exons ATGGACGGACGCGTACAGTATCCTACAATCAGAGTGGAAGAGTACAAGCCAAAACCCTTTCCTGAACCG GTTTCTAGAGATGTAGAGAAAGGCAGGGACAACAATCTTATACAAGCAAATGATTTAGTACAAGAAGAAATTATGCAGCCCCGGCATTTTGGAAGTGAAGCATCTCAAGGCATGAAGAAAGATAATGATGATCAAAATGTTTTAGGTGTTAGCGCTCAGAAGCTTGGTAAAGTTTTCTATTATGATACACCACATTCTGAAGAAACTGGACCATGGATACCTGTCTCTGTTCCTCCCATGTCAGGACACGAACAAGATGAATGGAGTAGAGGTCTTCATGTGGATGGGGGATGCTTCCCTGAAGGAGAATTGGGTTGGGATCATTTTATTGGAGAAAATAAGGAGATGACCATGTGGGATGTGGTTACTGAGATGTTAGAAACAGCTCGAGGAAAAGCGAGTGCCATTGCCAAGGGTGATATTAATAGATGCGGAATATCCTGGATGTCTAATCATCTTCTTGATCAAGCTTGGGCAGAAATGGCTCAAACCCTTACTGAAGCTAATTTTGGTAACACCAGGGAACTTCTAGAGGCAGAACCTCCTAAATGGTTGCCTGACAGTTCTGCTTCTGCTTGCATGCTGTGTAATGTGCGGTTCCATCCTATCATGCGCTCTAGGCACCACTGCCGCTTTTGCGGAGGGATATTTTGCAACGAATGCTCCAAGGGAAGGAGTTTGTTGCCAGTAAAGTTCTGCACTGGGAACCCACAAAGAGTGTGCGATGTATGCTGTGTACGGCTTGAGTCTGTGCAATCACATTTGATGGACAAAGTAAGTCGTGCTGCTCAATTGCCTACTCATGATCTAACCGACCTCAGTACTTTGAGATCATGGCTTAATTTTCCATGGGGCCAGTCCATGgaatatgaaatttataagGCAGCAAACACCATTCGGAGTTATAATAAG GTTGGGTTTCTGAAACCTGAGAAGTCCATACCAGATGTTATTTTAAAGCAAGCAAAGGGTCTTGCTATCCTTACTATTGCAAAGGTTGGTGTGATGGTGACATACAACGTTGGAACTGGGCTAGTTGTTACTCGTAGAGAAGACGGATCTTGGTCTCCTCCATCTGCCATTTCTTCCTTCGGTGTTGGATGGGGAGCTCAg GCTGGAGGTGAATTCACAGATTTTATAATCGTATTGAGAAACAAAAGTGCCATCAACACTTTTAGTGGAAATGTACATTTTTCAATTGGAGCAGGTTTGAGTGCTGCTGCTGGCATTGTCGGAAGGGCAGCCGAAGCTGATCTTCATGCTGGTGTAGGAGGCTGTGCAGCTTGCTACACATACAGCTGCAGTAAAG GTGCATTTGTTGGTTGCTCACTTGAAGGAAGTATTGTTGCTACACGAGCACAAGAAAATTCTAGATTCTACGGTCAACTGTCCATTAGTGCTGCAGATATTCTTCTTGGATCAATGCCTAGGCCTCCTGCTGCTGGCATTCTGTATGCGGCTCTCTCAGATTTATTTGAGAAGCATGGCACTGATCGGTACAGACCGAGTTGA
- the LOC123195290 gene encoding uncharacterized protein LOC123195290: MHQTGNYSSESLLDMIALHLDATYADSNIPREFASCFLKLSLYDEDRMSVCPDANEGGKKQTLSLRYNRVPDILTEGKSGKAWMFCCKWWLRRHFSQNMLTSEISAGDLQLLTYKASCGCHMYGPALDYIVKAYT; encoded by the exons ATGCATCAAACTG GAAACTACTCTTCAGAATCACTTCTGGATATGATAGCTTTGCATCTAGATGCTACATATGCAGATAGCAATATACCAAGAGAGTTCGCTTCATGCTTCCTTAAGCTTTCTCTGTATGATGAGGATCGAATGTCGGTATGTCCTGATGCAAATGAAGGGGGAAAAAAGCAAACCTTGTCTCTCCGTTATAATAGGGTTCCAGATATATTGACAGAGGGTAAATCAGGAAAAGCTTGGATGTTCTGCTGCAAATGGTGGCTGCGTCGGCACTTCAGCCAGAACATGCTTACATCAGAAATTTCTGCAG GTGATTTGCAGTTGCTAACTTACAAAGCTTCATGTGGTTGCCATATGTATGGACCAGCCTTGGATTATATTGTGAAGGCATACACTTAA
- the LOC123194394 gene encoding uncharacterized protein LOC123194394 produces the protein MSVERSFEAWEEVQRHGQDLADRLAQGFTGLIQLHMTNPPSFSWPNPTKSKLFDLEFPIASSTKRDFAISVSKPEINGVSAIFDIGNRIGQAGADFGACLNGLVHQFYRQLPVPFKHEESGVRLELNGIDSGLERSDVVLSVEESFGVKERERERLRSVGTVENDGGNDLDEEIGGLDLRGAAHLGRPQGIINISSTYDSRTHDLESSLVARGDLWRIEASNGSSTSTSTSGNDNSSLFLVQLGPVLFVRDSTLLLPVHLSKQHLLWYGYDRKNGMHSLCPAVWSKHRRWLLMSMLCLNPLACSFVDLQFPNGQLTYVSGEGLSTSAFLPLCGGLLQAQGQYPGEMRFSFSCKNKWGTRMTPMVQWPDKSFTLGLAQALAWQRNGLMVRPSIQFSLCPTFGGSNPGLRAELIHSLKEELSLIYGYTSMTYPSAFASVSIGRSKWNGNVGSSGIVMRVDAPLSSVGRPSFSVQINSGIEF, from the exons atGTCAGTAGAGAGATCGTTTGAAGCATGGGAGGAGGTACAGCGCCACGGTCAAGACCTGGCGGACCGGTTGGCTCAAGGTTTCACTGGTCTAATTCAATTACACATGACAAATCCGCCGTCGTTTTCGTGGCCAAACCCTACAAAATCGAAGCTTTTTGATTTAGAATTTCCAATTGCGAGTTCCACCAAAAGGGATTTCGCTATTTCGGTCAGCAAACCCGAGATTAACGGCGTTTCGGCGATTTTTGATATTGGTAACCGGATTGGGCAGGCTGGGGCTGACTTTGGGGCGTGTTTGAATGGATTAGTTCATCAATTTTATAGACAGTTGCCTGTGCCTTTTAAGCATGAGGAGAGTGGGGTTAGACTGGAGTTGAATGGGATTGATAGTGGTTTGGAGAGGAGTGATGTTGTGTTGAGTGTTGAGGAGAGTTTTGGagttaaagaaagagaaagagagagattgaggAGTGTCGGGACTGTTGAGAATGATGGTGGTAATGACTTGGATGAAGAAATAGGTGGACTTGATTTGCGGGGGGCCGCCCATCTTGGTAGGCCACAG GGGATCATAAATATTTCGTCAACTTATGATAGTCGAACACATGACTTGGAAAGTTCTTTAGTTGCAAGAGGAGATTTATGGAGAATAGAGGCATCAAATGGCAGTTCCACTTCCACTTCGACATCGGGGAACGACAATTCATCTCTTTTCCTTGTTCAGCTTGGACCAGTACTCTTTGTTCGTGATTCAACACTTCTTTTGCCTGTTCATTTGTCAAAGCAACACCTGCTTTGGTATGGATATGACAGGAAG AATGGAATGCATTCTCTTTGTCCAGCTGTGTGGTCAAAGCATAGAAGGTGGCTGTTGATGTCCATGCTTTGTCTCAATCCTTTAGCTTGT TCATTTGTGGATTTGCAGTTTCCTAATGGACAGCTAACTTATGTATCTGGTGAGGGTCTAAGTACTAGTGCTTTTTTACCACTTTGTGGGGGCCTTCTCCAAGCTCAGGGTCAATATCCTGGAGAAATGAGATTTAGCTTCTCGTGCAAG AATAAGTGGGGAACACGTATGACCCCAATGGTCCAGTGGCCTGACAAATCTTTTACATTGGGTCTTGCACAAGCTTTGGCTTGGCAGAGGAATGGTCTTATGGTGCGGCCATCTATCCAATTCAG TTTATGCCCGACGTTTGGTGGAAGCAATCCTGGGTTGCGAGCAGAACTGATTCATTCCTTGAAGGAGGAACTGAGTCTTATCTATGGCTACACAAGCATGACATATCCTTCTGCATTTGCCTCAGTTTCG ATTGGTAGGTCTAAATGGAATGGTAATGTTGGAAGCTCAGGAATAGTGATGAGAGTTGATGCCCCTCTTTCCAGTGTTGGCCGACCTTCTTTCTCTGTTCAGATAAACAGTGgcattgaattttga
- the LOC123193210 gene encoding enoyl-CoA delta isomerase 2, peroxisomal-like, which produces MEQLTQIWNQAPLTLQQSNPGDFCQLSQLEGGVYILSFTGEFQHKLTLEAIRLIDKLLDQFVRIDVTADVCACALITANQGKFFSSGMDVNYLKECHRQEAIEYLLLFQRLVSKLLTFCIPTIAIISGHAVEAVCKLSLARDYRLMSTSHGYIFMNEVDLGMSLAPGNMAVLHSKLPMSTFQEAVLTGKRYNGKAAAAGRIVHAAFPPSILLQKGIRKAMEYKARNWKRKTYQALNMETYKATIQELENG; this is translated from the exons ATGGAACAGCTAACCCAAATCTGGAACCAGGCACCACTCACACTCCAACAGTCAAACCCAGGAGATTTTTGTCAGTTAAGCCAGCTTGAAGGAGGTGTTTATATACTGAGTTTTACTGGAGAATTTCAACACAA ATTGACTCTTGAGGCTATACGATTGATTGACAAACTGCTTGATCAG TTTGTTCGAATCGATGTAACTGCAGATGTGTGTGCTTGTGCTTTGATTACTGCCAATCAG GGGAAATTCTTCTCCAGTGGTATGGATGTGAACTATCTGAAAGAATGCCATAGACAAGAAGCAATT GAGTATTTGCTTCTATTTCAAAGGCTTGTCAGCAAGTTACTCACTTTTTGTATACCAACAATAGCAATTATAAG TGGTCATGCAGTGGAGGCAGTATGTAAATTGTCACTTGCACGTGATTACAGGCTCATGAGCACATCTCATGGTTACATCTTCATGAATGAG GTTGATTTGGGAATGTCATTGGCACCGGGAAATATGGCTGTCCTGCATTCAAAATTGCCCATGTCAACTTTCCAAGAAGCAGTACTTACTGG GAAAAGATATAATGGAAAAGCTGCAGCAGCAGGAAGGATTGTTCATGCTGCCTTTCCCCCCTCAATCCTTCTACAAAAGGGGATAAGGAAAGCCATGGAATACAAAGCTAGGAATTGGAAGAGGAAGACGTATCAAGCACTAAAT ATGGAAACGTACAAGGCCACAATACAGGAGCTTGAAAATGGATGA
- the LOC123213335 gene encoding BES1/BZR1 homolog protein 4-like isoform X2: protein MTSGSRLPTWKERENNKRRERRRRAIAAKIFTGLRMYGNYKLPKHCDNNEVLKALCNEAGWTVEPDGTTYRKGCKPLERMDIVGGSAAASPCSSYHPSPCASYNPSPASSSFPSPASSSYAANPHADGSSLIPWLKNLSSASSSASSSKFPHLYIHSGSISAPVTPPLSSPTARTPRIKTDWEGQSARPGWSGQNYTFLPSSTPPSPGRQIIPDPEWFAGIRLPQPGPTSPTFSLVASNPFGFKEEVIAGGGSRMWTPGQSGTCSPAIAAGSDHTADVPMSEVVTDEFAFGSNATGLVKAWEGERIHEECGSDDLELTLGSSRTR, encoded by the exons ATGACTTCTGGGTCGAGATTGCCGACATGGAAGGAGAGAGAGAACAACAAGAGAAGAGAGAGGAGAAGGAGAGCGATCGCGGCGAAGATATTCACTGGTCTCAGGATGTACGGTAACTACAAGCTTCCGAAGCACTGCGACAATAACGAAGTCCTGAAAGCTCTCTGTAACGAGGCTGGTTGGACGGTCGAACCAGACGGCACCACCTACCGTAAG GGATGCAAGCCTCTGGAGCGCATGGATATAGTGGGTGGATCTGCTGCTGCAAGTCCATGCTCATCTTACCATCCAAGTCCTTGTGCTTCCTACAACCCAAGCCCTGCATCCTCTTCTTTTCCAAGCCCAGCTTCTTCTTCCTATGCTGCTAATCCTCATGCTGATGGGAGTTCCCTCATTCCATGGCTTAAAAACCTGTCATCAGCATCCTCATCGGCTTCATCTTCGAAGTTTCCCCATCTATATATTCATAGTGGTTCTATCAGTGCTCCTGTTACCCCACCATTGAGCTCTCCAACAGCCCGAACCCCTCGAATTAAAACTGATTGGGAGGGCCAATCTGCCCGCCCTGGCTGGAGTGGGCAGAACTACACTTTCTTGCCTTCTTCAACTCCTCCAAGCCCCGGCCGCCAGATAATTCCTGATCCAGAGTGGTTTGCTGGGATTCGCCTTCCTCAACCTGGGCCAACCTCTCCCACATTTAGCCTTGTTGCGTCAAATCCATTTGGCTTTAAGGAAGAAGTTATAGCTGGTGGTGGCTCCCGCATGTGGACTCCTGGGCAAAGTGGGACATGCTCTCCTGCCATAGCAGCTGGCTCTGATCATACCGCTGATGTTCCAATGTCTGAGGTAGTAACTGATGAGTTCGCATTTGGAAGCAATGCAACCGGGCTAGTGAAGGCTTGGGAAGGAGAGAGGATTCATGAAGAATGTGGATCAGATGATCTAGAGCTCACTCTTGGGAGCTCAAGGACCAGGTGA